From the Burkholderia glumae LMG 2196 = ATCC 33617 genome, one window contains:
- a CDS encoding efflux transporter outer membrane subunit — MRKFALTAMAVALVATGCTLAPHYERPAAPVAGTFPSDGVYATQPGASATRSANGQAASDIGWRNFFTDPRLQRLIELALKNNRDLRVSVLNVEAARAQYQITRAELLPALNGTGTGSIQRLPAGVSTTGAPLISRTYNVGLSASWELDLFGRIQSLKDQALAKYLSTAQARKAAEISLVSQVADQYLTVLSTDDLLKVTEDTLKTAQASYNLTKLQFDNGTGSELDLRQAQTVVEQALANQQAQARARAQALNALVVLVGEPLPDDLPAGQPLDSQDLLTDIPAGLPSELLTRRPDIMEAEQTLRAANANIGAARAAFFPRISLTGAFGSASPTLGGLLKAGTAAWSFAPDLTLPIFAGGSNLANLDLARVQKRIEVANYEKAIQTAFQEVSDGLAARGTYDQQIAALQRNEQAQRRRYDLSELRYKNGVDNYLTVLTAQTDLYSAQQSLISARLSRWTNLVDLYRALGGGWLEHSGDTPREADAPADYGKAAPAVPASQATAG, encoded by the coding sequence ATGCGAAAATTTGCTTTGACTGCAATGGCGGTCGCGCTGGTCGCCACCGGCTGCACGCTGGCCCCGCACTACGAGCGTCCGGCCGCGCCGGTCGCGGGTACGTTCCCGTCCGACGGCGTCTACGCGACGCAGCCGGGCGCGAGCGCGACCCGCAGCGCGAACGGCCAGGCCGCGAGCGACATCGGCTGGCGCAACTTCTTCACCGATCCGCGGCTGCAGCGGCTGATCGAGCTGGCGCTGAAGAACAACCGCGACCTGCGCGTATCGGTGCTCAACGTGGAGGCGGCGCGCGCGCAGTATCAGATCACCCGCGCCGAGCTGCTGCCGGCCCTGAACGGCACCGGCACCGGCTCGATCCAGCGGCTGCCGGCCGGAGTCTCGACCACGGGGGCGCCGCTCATCTCGCGCACCTACAACGTCGGGCTCTCGGCGTCGTGGGAGCTGGACCTGTTCGGCCGGATCCAGAGCCTGAAGGATCAGGCGCTCGCGAAATACCTGTCCACGGCGCAGGCGCGCAAGGCCGCGGAGATATCGCTCGTCTCGCAGGTGGCGGACCAGTATCTGACGGTGCTGTCCACCGACGACCTGCTGAAGGTGACGGAAGACACGCTGAAGACGGCGCAGGCGTCGTACAACCTGACCAAGCTGCAGTTCGACAACGGCACGGGCTCGGAGCTGGATCTGCGTCAGGCGCAGACGGTGGTCGAGCAGGCGCTGGCGAACCAGCAGGCGCAGGCGCGGGCGCGGGCCCAGGCGCTCAACGCGCTGGTGGTGCTGGTGGGCGAGCCGCTGCCGGACGACCTGCCGGCCGGGCAGCCGCTCGACTCGCAGGACCTGCTGACGGACATCCCGGCCGGATTGCCGTCGGAGCTGCTCACGCGCCGGCCCGACATCATGGAGGCCGAGCAGACGCTGCGCGCGGCCAACGCGAACATCGGCGCGGCGCGCGCGGCGTTCTTCCCGCGCATCTCGCTGACGGGCGCGTTCGGCTCGGCGAGCCCGACGCTGGGCGGGCTGCTCAAGGCGGGGACGGCGGCCTGGTCGTTCGCGCCGGACCTCACGCTGCCGATCTTCGCGGGCGGCTCGAACCTGGCGAACCTGGACCTGGCGCGCGTGCAGAAGCGCATCGAGGTGGCGAACTACGAGAAGGCGATCCAGACGGCGTTCCAGGAGGTGTCGGACGGTCTGGCCGCGCGCGGGACGTACGACCAGCAGATCGCGGCGCTGCAGCGCAACGAGCAGGCGCAGCGGCGCCGCTACGACCTGTCGGAGCTGCGCTACAAGAACGGGGTCGACAACTACCTGACGGTGCTGACGGCGCAGACGGACCTGTATTCGGCGCAGCAGTCGCTGATCTCGGCACGGCTGTCGCGCTGGACCAACCTGGTGGACCTGTACCGCGCGCTGGGCGGCGGCTGGCTCGAGCACTCGGGCGACACGCCGCGCGAGGCGGATGCGCCGGCCGACTACGGCAAGGCCGCGCCTGCGGTGCCGGCTTCGCAGGCCACGGCGGGCTGA
- a CDS encoding efflux RND transporter permease subunit — protein sequence MAKFFIDRPIFAWVIAIILMLAGIAAIFTLPISQYPTIAPPSIQISATYPGASAKTVEDTVTQVIEQQMSGLDNFLYMSSTSDDSGTSIITLTFAAGTNPDIAQVQVQNKLSLATPILPQVVQQLGLKVTKSSSSFLLVLAFVSEDGSMNKYDLANYVASHVEDPISRLNGVGTVTLFGSQYAMRIWLDPNKLTNYSLTPSDVTAAITAQNVQIAGGQIGGTPAVPGTVLQATITEQTLLQTPEQFGNILLKVNQDGSQVRLKDVAKMNLGGENYNFDTKYNNQPTAGLGIQLATNANALQTANAVRAKIDELSKYFPHGLVVKYPYDTTPFVRLSIEEVVKTLLEGIVLVFLVMYLFLQNLRATIIPTIAVPVVLLGTFAIMSAVGFSINTLSMFGLVLAIGLLVDDAIVVVENVERVMSEERLSPKEATKKAMGQITGALVGVALVLSAVFVPVAFSGGSVGAIYRQFSLTIVSAMVLSVLVALVLTPALCATILKPIPKGHHEEKTGFFGWFNRNFNRSRDKYHSGVHHVIKRSGRWLIIYLVVIVAVGLLFVRLPKSFLPDEDQGLMFVIVQTPSGSTQETTARTLKNIADYLLNDEKSIVESAFTVNGFSFAGRGQNSGLVFVRLKDYSTRQHADQKVQALIGRMFGRYAAYKDAIVVPFNPPSIPELGTAAGFDFELTDNAGLGHDALMAARNQLLGMAAKDPTLQGVRPNGLNDTPQFKVDIDREKANALGVTAASIDQTFSIAWASQYVNNFLDTDGRIKKVYVMADAPFRATPQDMDIWYVRNGSGGMVPFSAFASGHWTYGSPKLERYNGISAMEIQGQAAPGKSTGQAMAAMEKIAQKLPNGIGYSWTGLSFQELQSGSQAPILYAISILVVFLCLAALYESWSIPFSVIMVVPLGVIGALLAATLRGLENDVFFQVGLLTTVGLSAKNAILIVEFARELQMGEKMGPVEAALEAARLRLRPILMTSLAFILGVLPLAISNGAGSASQHAIGTGVIGGMLTATFLAIFMIPMFFVKVRAVFGGEKEDADEALRLAQEHAHRTQEGGDGNKEQ from the coding sequence ATGGCAAAGTTTTTTATCGATCGCCCGATCTTCGCGTGGGTGATCGCCATCATCCTGATGCTCGCGGGTATCGCGGCGATCTTCACGCTGCCGATCTCGCAGTATCCGACGATCGCGCCGCCGTCGATCCAGATCTCCGCCACCTATCCGGGTGCGTCGGCGAAGACGGTCGAGGACACGGTCACGCAGGTGATCGAGCAGCAGATGAGCGGCCTCGACAACTTCCTGTACATGTCGTCCACCAGTGACGATTCAGGGACGTCGATCATCACGCTGACGTTCGCGGCCGGCACCAACCCGGACATCGCGCAGGTGCAGGTGCAGAACAAGCTGTCGCTGGCCACGCCGATCCTGCCGCAGGTGGTGCAGCAGCTCGGCCTGAAGGTCACGAAATCGAGCAGCAGCTTCCTGCTGGTGCTCGCATTCGTGTCCGAGGACGGCAGCATGAACAAGTACGACCTCGCGAACTACGTGGCCTCGCATGTGGAGGACCCGATCAGCCGTCTGAACGGCGTGGGTACCGTCACGCTGTTCGGCTCGCAGTATGCGATGCGGATCTGGCTCGACCCGAACAAGCTGACCAACTACAGCCTCACGCCATCCGACGTGACGGCCGCGATCACCGCGCAGAACGTGCAGATCGCGGGCGGCCAGATCGGCGGCACGCCGGCGGTGCCGGGCACCGTGCTGCAGGCCACCATCACCGAGCAGACGCTGCTGCAGACGCCGGAGCAGTTCGGCAACATCCTGCTGAAGGTGAACCAGGACGGCTCGCAGGTGCGTCTGAAGGACGTCGCGAAGATGAACCTCGGCGGCGAGAACTACAACTTCGACACGAAGTACAACAACCAGCCCACGGCCGGCCTCGGCATCCAGCTCGCGACCAACGCCAACGCGCTGCAGACGGCCAACGCGGTGCGCGCCAAGATCGACGAACTGTCGAAGTACTTCCCGCACGGGCTGGTGGTCAAGTACCCGTATGACACGACGCCGTTCGTGCGCCTGTCGATCGAGGAAGTGGTCAAGACGCTGCTGGAAGGCATCGTGCTGGTGTTCCTGGTGATGTATCTGTTCCTGCAGAACCTGCGGGCCACGATCATCCCGACCATCGCAGTGCCGGTGGTGCTGCTCGGCACCTTCGCGATCATGTCGGCGGTGGGCTTCTCGATCAACACGCTGTCGATGTTCGGCCTGGTGCTCGCGATCGGCCTGCTGGTGGACGATGCGATCGTGGTGGTGGAGAACGTCGAGCGCGTGATGTCGGAGGAGAGGCTCTCGCCGAAGGAAGCCACCAAGAAGGCGATGGGCCAGATCACCGGCGCGCTGGTGGGCGTGGCGCTGGTGCTGTCGGCGGTGTTCGTGCCGGTGGCGTTCTCGGGCGGCTCGGTGGGCGCGATCTACCGGCAGTTCTCGCTGACGATCGTCTCGGCGATGGTGCTCTCGGTGCTGGTCGCGCTGGTTCTCACGCCGGCGCTTTGCGCGACGATCCTGAAGCCGATCCCGAAGGGCCATCACGAGGAGAAGACGGGCTTCTTCGGCTGGTTCAACCGCAACTTCAACCGCAGCCGCGACAAGTACCACTCGGGCGTGCATCACGTGATCAAGCGCTCGGGCCGCTGGCTCATCATCTATCTGGTGGTGATCGTCGCGGTCGGGCTGCTGTTCGTGAGGCTGCCGAAGTCGTTCCTGCCGGACGAGGATCAGGGCCTGATGTTCGTGATCGTGCAGACGCCCTCGGGCTCGACGCAGGAAACCACGGCGCGCACGCTGAAGAACATCGCCGACTACCTGCTCAACGACGAGAAGAGCATCGTCGAATCGGCGTTCACCGTGAACGGCTTCAGCTTCGCCGGCCGCGGCCAGAACTCCGGTCTCGTGTTCGTGCGGCTGAAGGACTACTCGACGCGCCAGCACGCCGACCAGAAGGTGCAGGCGCTGATCGGCCGGATGTTCGGGCGCTACGCCGCGTACAAGGACGCGATCGTCGTGCCGTTCAATCCGCCGTCGATCCCGGAACTGGGCACCGCCGCCGGCTTCGACTTCGAGCTGACCGACAACGCCGGCCTCGGCCACGACGCGCTGATGGCCGCGCGCAACCAGCTGCTCGGGATGGCCGCGAAGGATCCGACGCTGCAGGGCGTGCGTCCGAACGGCCTGAACGACACGCCGCAGTTCAAGGTGGACATCGACCGCGAGAAGGCCAACGCGCTCGGCGTGACGGCGGCCTCGATCGACCAGACCTTCTCGATCGCCTGGGCCTCGCAGTACGTCAACAACTTCCTCGATACCGACGGCCGGATCAAGAAGGTGTACGTGATGGCCGACGCGCCGTTCCGCGCCACGCCGCAGGACATGGACATCTGGTACGTGCGCAACGGCTCGGGCGGGATGGTGCCGTTCAGCGCCTTCGCGTCGGGCCACTGGACCTACGGGTCGCCGAAGCTGGAGCGCTACAACGGCATCTCGGCGATGGAAATCCAGGGCCAGGCCGCGCCGGGCAAGAGTACCGGCCAGGCGATGGCGGCCATGGAGAAGATCGCGCAGAAGCTGCCGAACGGCATCGGCTATTCGTGGACCGGCCTGTCGTTCCAGGAACTCCAGTCGGGCTCGCAGGCGCCGATCCTCTACGCGATCTCGATCCTGGTGGTGTTCCTGTGTCTGGCGGCGCTGTATGAGAGCTGGTCGATCCCGTTCTCGGTGATCATGGTGGTGCCGCTGGGCGTGATCGGCGCGCTGCTGGCCGCGACGCTGCGCGGGCTCGAGAACGACGTGTTCTTCCAGGTCGGCCTGCTGACCACGGTGGGGCTGTCGGCGAAGAACGCGATCCTGATCGTGGAATTCGCGCGCGAGCTGCAGATGGGCGAGAAGATGGGGCCGGTCGAGGCGGCGCTGGAGGCGGCGCGGCTGCGGCTGCGCCCGATCCTGATGACCTCGCTCGCGTTCATTCTCGGCGTGCTGCCGCTCGCGATCAGCAACGGCGCTGGCTCGGCGAGCCAGCACGCGATCGGCACCGGCGTGATCGGCGGGATGTTGACGGCGACATTCCTCGCGATCTTCATGATCCCCATGTTCTTCGTGAAGGTGCGGGCGGTGTTCGGCGGCGAGAAGGAAGACGCCGACGAGGCGCTGCGTCTGGCGCAGGAGCACGCGCACCGGACCCAGGAAGGCGGCGACGGCAACAAGGAACAGTGA
- a CDS encoding efflux RND transporter periplasmic adaptor subunit: MRVERVPYRLISVAAAAVFLAACGKKQPAPQQQMPEVGVVTVQPQSVPVITELPGRTTAFLVAQVRARVDGIVLRREFTEGSDVKAGQRLYKIDPAPYLAALNSAKATLAKAQANLVSTNAQAARYKVLVAANAVSKQDYDNAVAAAGQAAAEVAAGKAAVDTAQINLGYTDVLSPISGRVGISQVTPGAYVQASAATLMSTVQQLDPMYVDLTQSSLDGLKLRQDIQSGRLKTAGPNAAKVSLILEDGRTYSTEGKLQFTDVTVDQTTGSVTIRAIFPNPNRVLLPGMFVRARIEEGVNDNAFLVPQIGVQHDPKGQPTALVVGQDGKVATRVLKTSGTHGQDWVVEGGLQAGDRVIVQGVAKVQPGMTVKPVAAQLPPAPDASAPQSAADSGNANANASAASGASGASSAAPASAAAGSATSATAASGA; encoded by the coding sequence ATGCGCGTCGAACGGGTTCCATACCGCTTAATCAGTGTTGCCGCGGCAGCCGTATTCCTTGCCGCTTGTGGAAAAAAACAACCGGCACCGCAACAGCAGATGCCCGAAGTCGGCGTCGTGACGGTGCAGCCGCAATCGGTACCGGTGATCACCGAGCTGCCGGGGCGCACCACCGCGTTCCTCGTTGCCCAGGTGCGCGCGCGCGTGGACGGCATCGTGCTGCGCCGCGAGTTTACCGAGGGCTCGGACGTGAAGGCCGGCCAGCGCCTCTACAAGATCGACCCGGCGCCGTACCTTGCCGCGCTCAACAGCGCCAAGGCCACGCTCGCGAAGGCCCAGGCGAACCTGGTCTCGACCAACGCGCAGGCCGCGCGCTACAAGGTGCTGGTGGCCGCCAACGCGGTCAGCAAGCAGGACTACGACAACGCGGTGGCCGCCGCGGGGCAGGCCGCGGCCGAGGTCGCGGCGGGCAAGGCGGCCGTCGACACCGCGCAGATCAACCTGGGCTATACCGACGTGCTCTCGCCGATCTCGGGCCGGGTGGGGATCTCGCAGGTCACGCCGGGCGCCTACGTGCAGGCGAGCGCGGCGACGCTGATGTCGACCGTGCAGCAGCTCGACCCGATGTACGTCGACCTGACCCAGTCCAGCCTGGACGGGCTGAAGCTGCGCCAGGACATCCAGAGCGGCCGCCTGAAGACGGCGGGTCCGAACGCGGCGAAGGTGTCGCTGATCCTGGAGGACGGCCGGACCTATTCCACCGAGGGCAAGCTGCAGTTCACCGACGTGACGGTGGATCAGACCACGGGGTCGGTGACGATCCGCGCGATCTTCCCGAACCCCAACCGGGTGCTGCTGCCCGGCATGTTCGTGCGCGCCCGGATCGAGGAAGGGGTGAACGACAACGCGTTCCTGGTGCCGCAGATCGGCGTGCAGCACGATCCGAAGGGCCAGCCGACGGCGCTGGTGGTGGGGCAGGACGGCAAGGTGGCCACGCGCGTGCTGAAGACCAGCGGCACGCACGGTCAGGACTGGGTCGTGGAAGGCGGTCTGCAGGCGGGCGACCGCGTGATCGTGCAGGGCGTGGCGAAGGTGCAGCCGGGCATGACCGTCAAGCCGGTGGCCGCGCAGTTGCCGCCCGCGCCGGATGCGAGCGCGCCGCAAAGCGCGGCCGACAGCGGCAATGCGAACGCGAACGCGTCGGCGGCATCGGGGGCTTCCGGCGCCTCGTCGGCGGCACCCGCGAGTGCGGCTGCCGGTTCGGCAACGAGTGCGACGGCGGCTTCGGGCGCGTAA
- a CDS encoding TetR family transcriptional regulator produces MARRTKEEALETRNRILDAAEHVFFEKGVSHTTLADIAQHAGVTRGAIYWHFANKSELFDAMSDRVFLPIDELKATSDKPRADPLGRIRKILVWCLLGVARDSQLRRVFSILFMKCEYVADMEPLLQRNRAGMSKALHNIEGDLKQAVASGELPADLDTWRATLMLHTLVSGFVRDMLMLPDEIDAEQHAERLVDAVFDMLSLSPAMRRAPPPD; encoded by the coding sequence ATGGCCAGACGCACCAAAGAGGAAGCGCTCGAAACCCGCAACCGCATCCTCGATGCCGCCGAACACGTGTTCTTCGAGAAAGGCGTGTCGCATACGACGCTCGCCGACATCGCCCAGCACGCCGGCGTCACGCGCGGCGCCATCTACTGGCACTTCGCGAACAAGAGCGAGCTGTTCGATGCGATGTCCGACCGTGTGTTCTTGCCGATCGACGAGCTGAAGGCAACCTCGGACAAACCGCGTGCCGATCCGCTCGGGCGGATCCGCAAGATCCTGGTCTGGTGTCTGCTCGGCGTGGCGCGCGATTCGCAGTTGCGACGCGTGTTCAGCATCCTGTTCATGAAGTGCGAGTACGTGGCCGACATGGAGCCGCTGCTGCAGCGCAACCGCGCCGGCATGTCCAAGGCGCTGCACAATATCGAGGGCGATTTGAAACAGGCGGTGGCCAGCGGCGAGCTGCCGGCCGACCTCGACACCTGGCGCGCCACGCTGATGCTGCACACGCTGGTGAGCGGTTTCGTGCGCGACATGCTGATGCTGCCCGACGAGATCGACGCGGAGCAGCACGCGGAGCGGCTCGTCGATGCCGTGTTCGACATGCTGAGCCTGAGCCCGGCGATGCGGCGCGCGCCGCCGCCGGACTGA
- a CDS encoding CoxG family protein has product MELNDALCIPLAPSDVWAALQDMALLRASIEHCEALARLSADDYTFVLTVPFGPLRARYDVRVHLRSPSASRPRRAFEFAARSEGIGMLRGQFEIRLAGWRSGDTLGTRIHYGIRATANGALGALPARQIEHALHGLAEDFFSEFSASLLARHGLAPNLATAEPRRRHVFLRPDELSAALRGARAHSSLLGQALAGRAQDAPPGDRPARHPLQPWAWGGLVVLVIALLGLARWLAGGQ; this is encoded by the coding sequence ATGGAGCTGAACGACGCGCTGTGCATCCCGCTTGCGCCGTCGGATGTCTGGGCGGCGCTGCAGGACATGGCGCTGCTGCGGGCGAGCATCGAGCATTGCGAGGCGCTCGCCAGGCTTTCCGCTGACGATTACACGTTCGTGTTGACGGTGCCGTTCGGGCCGTTGCGCGCGCGCTACGACGTCCGCGTCCACCTGCGCTCGCCGTCGGCGAGCCGGCCGCGCCGCGCCTTCGAGTTCGCCGCGCGCAGCGAGGGCATCGGCATGCTGCGGGGCCAGTTCGAGATCCGCCTGGCCGGCTGGCGCAGCGGCGACACGTTGGGCACGCGGATTCACTACGGGATTCGCGCCACCGCCAACGGCGCGCTGGGGGCGCTGCCCGCGCGCCAGATCGAGCACGCGCTGCACGGCCTGGCCGAGGATTTCTTCTCCGAATTCAGCGCGAGCCTGCTGGCTCGCCACGGCCTGGCGCCGAATCTCGCCACGGCCGAGCCGCGCCGCCGCCACGTGTTCCTGCGCCCCGACGAGTTGTCGGCCGCGCTGCGCGGCGCGCGCGCGCATTCCTCGCTGCTCGGCCAGGCGCTGGCGGGCCGCGCGCAGGACGCGCCGCCCGGCGACCGCCCGGCGCGCCACCCGCTGCAGCCCTGGGCATGGGGGGGATTGGTGGTGCTGGTGATCGCCCTGCTGGGGCTGGCGCGCTGGCTCGCCGGCGGGCAGTGA
- a CDS encoding carboxypeptidase regulatory-like domain-containing protein has protein sequence MQHQRISKYVLAVALAVGLVGGAYAQTDAGLPAVQQQGSVGYVSGGVGLDESTAFQRAEHHWPLSLRFTGQGGEFLAGVHVSIVGHGGDEVLKADTRGPYMLVRLAPGSYKVSASYNGKTETRSVSVPAKGGAKVAFSWNAQ, from the coding sequence ATGCAACATCAACGCATTTCGAAGTACGTGCTTGCCGTGGCGCTGGCTGTCGGCCTCGTCGGCGGAGCCTATGCGCAGACCGACGCCGGCTTGCCGGCCGTGCAGCAGCAGGGCAGCGTCGGCTACGTGTCGGGCGGCGTCGGCCTCGACGAGTCGACCGCGTTCCAGCGTGCCGAGCACCACTGGCCGCTGTCGCTGCGCTTCACCGGCCAGGGCGGCGAGTTCCTGGCGGGCGTACACGTGTCGATCGTCGGCCATGGCGGCGACGAAGTGCTGAAGGCCGACACGCGTGGCCCGTACATGCTGGTGCGGCTCGCCCCGGGCAGCTACAAGGTCAGTGCGTCCTACAACGGCAAGACCGAGACGCGCAGCGTGAGCGTGCCCGCCAAGGGCGGCGCGAAGGTGGCGTTCTCGTGGAACGCGCAGTGA
- a CDS encoding DegQ family serine endoprotease produces the protein MKTRFLARSAVAVAVAAALSAGYVAGTRHAQPPQIITPASAAALMPAEAAAKTGIPDFSGLVETYGPAVVNISAKHVVKASARRGGGGPQQLPIDPSDPFYQFFKHFYGQVPGMGGGQTDDQPSTSLGSGFIVSPDGYILTNAHVIDGANVITVKLTDKREYRAKVIGSDKQSDVAVLKIDATGLPVVKIGDPQQSKVGQWVVAIGSPYGFDNTVTSGIISAKSRALPDENYTPFIQTDVPVNPGNSGGPLFNLQGEVIGINSMIYSQTGGFQGLSFAIPINEAIKVKDELVKTGHVSRGRLGVAVQGLDQTLASSFGLPKPDGALVSSVDPKGPAAKAGLQPGDVILAVNGVPVQDSTMLPGQIASLKPGTKAELQIWRDKSKKDVSVTLASLADSQQTASNDGPAEQGRLGVAVRQLTPQERAGTSLTHGLVVQQATGPAANAGIQPGDVILAVNGRPVTSAEQLRDAVKSAGNSLALLIQRDNAQIFVPVDLS, from the coding sequence ATGAAGACTCGTTTCCTGGCGCGCAGCGCCGTCGCCGTGGCCGTCGCGGCCGCATTGTCAGCAGGTTATGTCGCCGGCACGCGTCACGCGCAGCCCCCCCAGATCATCACGCCGGCCTCGGCCGCCGCGCTGATGCCGGCTGAGGCCGCCGCCAAGACCGGCATTCCGGACTTCTCCGGGCTGGTCGAGACCTACGGCCCGGCCGTGGTCAACATCAGCGCGAAGCACGTCGTGAAGGCGTCGGCGCGGCGCGGCGGCGGTGGTCCGCAGCAACTGCCGATCGACCCGAGCGATCCGTTCTACCAGTTCTTCAAGCATTTCTACGGCCAGGTGCCGGGCATGGGCGGCGGCCAGACCGACGACCAGCCGAGCACGAGCCTCGGCTCGGGCTTCATCGTCAGCCCGGACGGCTACATCCTTACCAACGCTCACGTGATCGACGGCGCCAACGTGATCACCGTCAAGCTGACCGACAAGCGCGAGTATCGTGCCAAGGTGATCGGCTCGGACAAGCAGTCCGACGTCGCGGTGCTGAAGATCGATGCCACCGGCCTGCCGGTCGTGAAGATCGGCGATCCGCAGCAGAGCAAGGTGGGCCAGTGGGTGGTGGCGATCGGCTCGCCCTACGGCTTCGACAACACCGTCACCTCGGGCATCATCAGCGCCAAGTCGCGCGCGTTGCCCGACGAGAACTACACGCCGTTCATCCAGACCGACGTGCCGGTCAACCCCGGCAACTCGGGCGGCCCGCTGTTCAACCTGCAGGGCGAGGTGATCGGCATCAATTCGATGATCTACTCGCAGACGGGCGGCTTCCAGGGCCTGTCGTTCGCGATTCCGATCAACGAGGCGATCAAGGTCAAGGATGAGCTCGTGAAGACCGGCCACGTCAGCCGCGGCCGGCTCGGCGTGGCGGTGCAGGGCCTCGACCAGACGCTGGCCAGCTCGTTCGGGCTGCCGAAACCCGACGGCGCGCTGGTCAGCTCGGTCGATCCGAAGGGGCCGGCCGCGAAGGCGGGCCTGCAGCCCGGCGACGTGATCCTGGCGGTCAACGGCGTGCCGGTGCAGGACTCCACCATGCTACCGGGACAGATCGCGAGCCTGAAACCGGGCACCAAGGCCGAGCTGCAGATCTGGCGCGACAAGTCGAAGAAGGACGTGTCGGTGACGCTGGCCTCGCTGGCCGATAGCCAGCAGACCGCCAGCAACGACGGTCCTGCCGAGCAGGGGCGCCTGGGCGTGGCGGTGCGGCAACTGACCCCGCAGGAACGCGCCGGCACCTCGCTCACGCACGGGCTGGTGGTGCAGCAGGCGACCGGGCCGGCCGCCAACGCCGGGATCCAGCCGGGCGACGTGATCCTTGCCGTGAACGGCCGGCCGGTGACGAGCGCCGAGCAGCTGCGCGATGCGGTGAAGAGCGCCGGCAACAGCCTCGCGCTGCTGATCCAGCGCGACAACGCGCAGATCTTCGTGCCGGTTGATCTGAGCTGA
- a CDS encoding ATP-binding protein: protein MRSIRHQLLIWLLAIVVAGVGAAGWLIYRQALAEANELFDYQLQEIAAALPSEPFSQVFGSRTTGGDEGIVIQIWNRNGNLMYFSHPRAPIAPRAELGFSTEHTDRGEWRVYGAIVGDNVVQLAQPVSVRNRLAASVALRTLWPLIVLLPFLGAAVWMIVGRGMRPLRRVTRAVESRRPEALDPLPDARLPLEVQPLVHALNGLLSRLAAALDTQKAFVADAAHELRTPLAAVQIQAQLVARAQDDETRREALADLQNGVTRATRLAEQLLALARSEPDGAGVIEPVALDEVLAGCVSAYAIVAQKRGIDLGIEATEPAVIDADIGALRVMINNVLDNAVKYTPDGGRIDVSLGFAPDGPALVRIADSGPGIPPDERERVFDRFYRDSSARARTDVSGSGLGLAIVKRVAAQQGAVVTLGESDAGGLLVTLAFAAARRP, encoded by the coding sequence GTGCGGTCGATTCGTCATCAATTGCTGATCTGGCTGCTCGCGATCGTGGTCGCGGGGGTGGGCGCGGCCGGCTGGCTGATCTACCGCCAGGCGCTCGCCGAGGCCAACGAGCTGTTCGACTACCAGCTCCAGGAGATCGCGGCGGCGCTGCCGTCCGAGCCGTTCTCGCAGGTATTCGGTTCGCGCACCACCGGCGGCGACGAGGGCATCGTGATCCAGATCTGGAATCGCAACGGCAACCTCATGTATTTCTCGCACCCGCGCGCGCCGATCGCGCCGCGCGCGGAGCTCGGCTTCTCGACCGAACACACCGATCGCGGCGAGTGGCGCGTGTACGGGGCGATCGTCGGCGACAACGTGGTGCAGCTCGCGCAGCCGGTGTCGGTGCGCAACCGGCTCGCGGCCAGCGTCGCGCTGCGCACCTTGTGGCCGCTGATCGTGCTGCTGCCGTTCCTCGGCGCGGCGGTCTGGATGATCGTCGGGCGCGGCATGCGGCCGTTGCGGCGCGTCACGCGCGCGGTCGAGTCGCGCCGCCCCGAGGCGCTCGATCCGCTGCCCGATGCGCGCCTGCCGCTGGAGGTGCAGCCGCTCGTGCATGCGCTGAACGGGCTGCTGTCGCGGCTGGCGGCCGCGCTCGACACGCAGAAGGCGTTCGTCGCCGATGCCGCCCACGAGTTGCGCACGCCGCTTGCCGCGGTGCAGATCCAGGCCCAGCTGGTGGCGCGCGCGCAGGACGACGAGACGCGCCGCGAGGCGCTCGCCGACCTGCAGAACGGCGTGACGCGCGCCACGCGCCTGGCCGAGCAGTTGCTCGCGCTGGCGCGCTCGGAGCCCGACGGCGCCGGCGTGATCGAGCCGGTCGCGCTCGACGAGGTGCTGGCCGGCTGCGTGAGCGCCTATGCGATCGTGGCGCAGAAGCGCGGCATCGACCTCGGCATCGAGGCGACCGAGCCGGCCGTGATCGACGCCGACATCGGCGCGCTGCGCGTGATGATCAACAACGTGCTCGACAACGCCGTGAAATACACGCCCGACGGCGGCCGCATCGACGTCTCGCTCGGCTTCGCGCCGGACGGCCCGGCGCTGGTGCGGATCGCCGACAGCGGACCGGGCATTCCGCCCGACGAGCGCGAGCGCGTGTTCGACCGCTTCTACCGCGACTCGTCCGCGCGCGCGCGTACCGACGTGTCGGGCAGCGGCCTCGGGCTCGCGATCGTCAAGCGCGTGGCCGCGCAGCAGGGCGCCGTGGTCACGCTCGGCGAGTCGGACGCGGGCGGGCTGCTGGTGACGCTCGCGTTCGCCGCCGCGCGGCGCCCTTGA